The DNA window CAGAGGCCGGTTGAGCCAGCGGCGCAGCATGCGACCACCCATGGCGGTGGCCGTCTTGTCCATGACCCAGGCCAGGGTGTGCTGCTGCCCGCCGAGAATGTTGGTGTCGATCTCCAGGTTGCGCCGGCTGGTCGCGTCCATAATGACGCTGTCTTCCCGGCGCTCCCGGCTCAGTTTGCGTATGTGGGGCAGGGCCGTGCGCTGGGTGTCCTTGGCGTACTGCAACAGGCAGCCCGCCGCGCAGATCGCCAGGCTCAGGTCATCGCACCCAAAACCGGTCAGGTCCCGCACCTGCAGCTGCTGGGTCAGCAGCCGGTGCGCGGTCTCCGCCTCGAACAGCCAGGGCCCCTGGCGGCGCACGCCACTCATGCCTTCGAGCAATTCGCTGTAGGGAAAATCCTCACTCACCAACAGTTCCGCCGGCCGCAGGCGCTGCAACTCACCGCCCAGGGCTTCCAGGCCTTCCATCTCCTGCACCACAAAGCGCCCGCAGGACATGTCCAGCGAGGCAATGCCAAACTTGTTCTTGCGATGGCAGAGCGCGACCAGCAGGTTGTCCTGGCGCTCCTCCAGAAACGCATCGTCGCTCAACGTCCCCGGCGTCACGATCCGCATGACCTTCCGATCCACCGGCCCCTTGCTGGTGGCCGGATCGCCGATCTGCTCGCAGATGGCAATGGACTGGCCCGCCCGCACCAGCCGGGCAATGTAGCCCTCCGCCGAGTGGTACGGAATCCCCGCCATGGGAATCGGCTCCCCCCCGGAATGCCCCCGCGCCGTCAGCGTAATGTCCATCAGCTCCGCCGCCCGCCGCGCGTCCTCGTAGAAGAGCTCATAGAAATCGCCCATCCGGTAGAACACCAGCTCGTTGGGATGCTGCACCTTTATTTTGAGGTACTGCTGCATCATCGGGGTGTGGTGGGAGAGGTTGTTGGTGTTTTGCATGGGGCTCTGTGGTTGCTATGGCGAATGGGGGCTCGGGGAGCAGCGATGTTGGCGGTTGGGGTGGGGATTCTAACTTATGGGGTGGGGGGTTAGACAGGGTTTGGGCTGTGTCCTGCAAAAGGCTGCGCAGGGTTAAACAGAACTGGAATCCAGGGGGCTGCTGACGCCGCGTTCGTGGGTGCCGACGACGTGCGTATAGATCATGGTTGTGCTGAGGTCGCTGTGGCCCATGAGCTTCTGTTCCAAAAACTGATGAGACATAAACACCACCGCCTTCAGGGCCGTCTTCCGAGTATTAATGGAGACCTGACGTTCGTTGGCAAAATAGCTGAGCCAGGCATCAACCTCCGGCCCTGCCATGGTTTGCGGGTGGCGTTTGCCATGGAACCTGATGAAGTCACGGACCCAGGTGCAGTAAGTTTTTTCGGTGCGATATGCCAGGTGGCGAGCCCGGATAAATGCACGGAATCGGTCCATAAAGCGGGTGGGGTTCGGAGGGAGTGGCTTGGGGATGTCTTCCATCGCGGCATTCCTTTGCGTACTGTATTTATATACAGCTTAAGCTGATTGAAACT is part of the Hydrocarboniclastica marina genome and encodes:
- a CDS encoding site-specific integrase yields the protein MEDIPKPLPPNPTRFMDRFRAFIRARHLAYRTEKTYCTWVRDFIRFHGKRHPQTMAGPEVDAWLSYFANERQVSINTRKTALKAVVFMSHQFLEQKLMGHSDLSTTMIYTHVVGTHERGVSSPLDSSSV